The region CGGCAGCACGGACAGCGTCATGTAGGCGAGCCAAGGCTTCATCGGCTCCATCGCCACCTCACCCGGGAACCCCATCCCCTTCACCGCCGCATCCAGCAACGCCACATCTTCCTTTGAGATCACGGTCGAAAGCGGATGATCCTTATCCATCCCCAGTTCCATCACCAGCGGCTGCATGGAAGCCGGATCGTCCACCTTCGCGACCTCAACATAAAGCGTATCGCTCTTCTTGAACGCCTCCGCCACCTTCGGCGTCTGCCACACCACCCCCGGCTTCATCACATGCACGGTCCCAAACAGATACACCGTCTCATGCTCCCCCTGCACCTTCCACATCGCAGGATTAGCCTTCACCGCAGCCGGCGCAACCACCGCCGGAGCAGCCGCAGGTGCAGCACTCGGCGCAACCTGCGCCCCCACCTGACCTGCCACCAGAACCAGACCCGCACACACAAAACCCTTGAACATCAAATCTCCAATCGCTCTCAATAGTGCTGTAGCTGCTTTGACTACGGCAGGTAATAAAAAGGGTTAGGCAGCTTCACGCTGATCTCGGCCCTCGGCTCCCCGTTCAGATCGCTCCACTGATCCCCCACACTCATCACAATCCGGTATCCCGCTGCCACAATCTTCCCACGCTCCGCAGCCTTATACGCCACCGTCGGCATGCCTTTCTCCTCAGCATTCCGCAGCACCAGCCCGGCCCACCCGCTGTACCCGACAGCCTTCAGATTCCTCTCCGTAGCCGCCCTCTGCTCCTCCGGCCGCCCCGTCAGGAAGAACACCGCGACCCCCTTAGCCCTGGCCTCCTCAAACACCTGCATCATCCCCGGAACCGCCACTGCGGCCTCCGGCGTGACCACCCACCCATTGAACATCTCCGGGATATACCCAAAGTCCTCCCGCTTCATCTCGCAGTAGCTTGAAAGCGTCGTCTCGTCGATATCCAGCACCAGCGCCAGCTTCTCTCCAGCCTTATGCCCCTGCACCGCCATATCCAGTGCACCCTTCGCCCGCATAGCCTGCGCCTGCACATCGCTCCAGTAACACCCGCCGTTCCCGACACAATCCCCATAGTCCTTCAGCCGGTAGCGAGCCACCCCGAAGTTCTCCAGCGGCTCCGCAGCCACCAGCACACTCGGATCGACCGCACCACCCTCAGCCGTCTTCCTCGCCGCCTCCACAGAGGGCCGAGCCACCTCCACCGGATGAAACGTCTGCCCCGGAGCCAGCGGCACCGGCAGCTTCTTCGCCACCGGGCAGGCAGGAGGCCCCGCCGACTCCTGCCCCCACATCCCACCCACGAAGACCAGCACTACCGCCGCAAAGCTAAGACTTCGTCGCACTCGCCTCATCCGCGTAGAACTCTCCAATCTCTTTCTCGTACTTCTTCTCGATCACCCGCCGCTTCATCTTCATACTAGGCGTCATCTCGCCGTCTTCCACGGACCACTCATCTCCCACAACGGCAATCCGCTTCATCGTCTCATACGGCGGAAGCTCCTTATTCACTGCGTCCACGATCCGCTGGTACTCCGCCACGACCTTCTTATCCTTGAC is a window of Granulicella tundricola MP5ACTX9 DNA encoding:
- a CDS encoding TraB/GumN family protein codes for the protein MFKGFVCAGLVLVAGQVGAQVAPSAAPAAAPAVVAPAAVKANPAMWKVQGEHETVYLFGTVHVMKPGVVWQTPKVAEAFKKSDTLYVEVAKVDDPASMQPLVMELGMDKDHPLSTVISKEDVALLDAAVKGMGFPGEVAMEPMKPWLAYMTLSVLPMLKAGYDPASGVDVKLTGDAKDSSKKIVGFETADQQLHYFADFPVPEQVALLHQELIDLPKSGAQMEEIIGSWERGDVDKIGEMENGEFRAKYPELYKKLVVERNARFADELATLLKSDKPGVAFVAIGAAHLAGPDSVQHDLEAKGFKAVRE
- a CDS encoding HAD family acid phosphatase, translated to MRRVRRSLSFAAVVLVFVGGMWGQESAGPPACPVAKKLPVPLAPGQTFHPVEVARPSVEAARKTAEGGAVDPSVLVAAEPLENFGVARYRLKDYGDCVGNGGCYWSDVQAQAMRAKGALDMAVQGHKAGEKLALVLDIDETTLSSYCEMKREDFGYIPEMFNGWVVTPEAAVAVPGMMQVFEEARAKGVAVFFLTGRPEEQRAATERNLKAVGYSGWAGLVLRNAEEKGMPTVAYKAAERGKIVAAGYRIVMSVGDQWSDLNGEPRAEISVKLPNPFYYLP